One Paracidovorax avenae ATCC 19860 genomic region harbors:
- a CDS encoding NYN domain-containing protein yields MKTVWIVDGAYLFNYGKSRPFDYLKLKNEITRLNGGPIRESYYLNSVSDPATDAQNAFHSWIKTAPPHGPKFRVQLYKLKRMHMSCAACGHSSDRWVQKGVDVGIATLIIKLAAQNVYDRLILSAGDGDFEDAISYVKSELHKEVWVSGSAASLSPDLQSYSDNVLWMEDMSPTIDRTS; encoded by the coding sequence ATGAAAACCGTCTGGATCGTCGATGGAGCCTACCTCTTCAACTACGGCAAGAGCAGGCCCTTCGACTACCTCAAGCTGAAGAACGAGATCACCCGGCTGAACGGCGGGCCGATCCGCGAGAGCTACTACCTGAACTCCGTGAGCGACCCTGCCACGGATGCGCAGAACGCGTTCCATTCGTGGATCAAGACCGCGCCGCCCCATGGGCCGAAGTTCCGCGTGCAGCTCTACAAGCTCAAGAGGATGCACATGAGCTGCGCGGCATGCGGCCACTCGTCCGACCGGTGGGTCCAGAAGGGCGTGGACGTGGGCATCGCCACGCTGATCATCAAGCTGGCCGCGCAGAACGTGTACGACCGGCTGATCCTTTCCGCGGGAGACGGCGATTTCGAGGACGCGATCTCCTACGTGAAGTCCGAACTGCACAAGGAGGTCTGGGTGTCCGGTTCCGCAGCCAGCCTGTCGCCGGACCTGCAGTCGTATTCGGACAACGTCCTCTGGATGGAGGACATGAGCCCGACCATCGACCGGACCTCCTGA
- a CDS encoding WapI family immunity protein — MLDIDFDDLKFSMEPLSRQTEGNGGPYMDWLKLDVKVMDGNFSGRVNWLAMPSEIAEFRSNISRFYESLAYGGRDIDSITFSGVEPNFSLTMSVANSVGHIFAHYTLKNSPDGPTLQGSFGLDQSYLPRWIEALDEMLEFRG; from the coding sequence ATGCTAGATATCGACTTCGATGATTTGAAATTCAGCATGGAGCCTTTGTCCCGTCAAACGGAAGGGAATGGCGGACCATACATGGATTGGCTGAAATTGGATGTTAAAGTAATGGACGGAAATTTCAGTGGTAGGGTCAATTGGCTGGCTATGCCTTCTGAGATTGCTGAATTCAGAAGCAATATTTCTCGGTTTTATGAGTCACTGGCTTATGGGGGAAGGGATATTGACTCCATAACCTTCTCGGGCGTCGAACCTAATTTTTCTCTGACCATGTCGGTTGCTAATTCTGTGGGACATATTTTTGCGCATTACACTCTGAAGAATTCTCCCGATGGTCCGACGCTTCAAGGATCATTCGGCCTTGATCAAAGCTACTTGCCCCGTTGGATTGAGGCATTGGACGAGATGCTTGAATTTCGCGGATGA